The sequence AAAAGTCAACTGCAAAAGTTGCACAAAAGATCGCTTCTCCATATTTTGGAGCAAACGATTTCGCTTACGCGATAGCCTAAGCGACGCTTCCCTCTTCGACTTCCCGATAGAGGAATGTGAAGTGTCATTTTTCGGGATAAAGTATGGACAGTCTCGAGCCGTACTTGAAGGCCAAAAGCCAATGAGACTAGAACGCGTTCGGTTTTGTTTATTCTAGACGGACGAGTTCGAAATCCGCGAAAGCGGAAAAAATAAACTAGCCTTTGTAGATCCATTCAAGGAAACCTTCTGGACCCGGGTTCGATTCCCGGCATCTCCACAAATTAAAAACCACCTTCGGGTGGTTTTTAATTTGTGGGACGAGAAAGCGCGGGGGCGCTTTTGTGCGGGAATCGAAGCCCCGATGAGCAGATTTTTAAGTTCGTAATCGAACGTAAAAAATCTCCATCGGGGGTACTGTTCCTGTAAGGAACGATCCCCCATCTACACCCCCGAAAACTTCAACTCCACATAAAAAGTCGAGCCCTTCCCCTTCCCGGCAGATTCCGCCCAAATTTTTCCGCCATGTCTTTCAATAATACTTTTCGCGATATAGAGCCCCAGCCCCATTCCAGTCGTGTCTGCCGCTTGCGCTTCCGGAGTTCTGTAGAAATTTTTAAACATATTTCCCATATCTTCTTTGGAAATTCCGATACCAGTGTCTCGAAATGCAAAAAGGACGGAGTGCTCCTTTCTTTGCACCGACACAGATATCGAACCATGCTCCGGAGTATAAGCCATAGCATTTTCAAGGAGAATATGGATGACTAATTTCAACCGATTGAGATCAGCGGTGAGGAGAGGCAAATCCTCTCCGATAGAAATAGAAAGAGTGATCTGTTTTTGTCGCATCTTGAGCGCGTACTGCGAAAGCGCTTCCTCGATTATTTCTCTAGGTGATACAGCGGAAAGAACATACGAAAAGGAGTCTTCGGCTTTGGAAATCCCGACCAAAATATTCACGAGCTCTACCAAGCGTTCATTCCCCTCTTCTATCTGATTAAGAGAAGCCGTGCGTTCTGTCTGTGTCTGCTCTTTCCGAAGTTCCTGAAGCGACCACTTAATGTAGGTTAATGGATTTCTAAATTGGTGAGTGACAACGTTCACGAACTCAAATTTCGATCGATCCAATCTCCTTTCCCTCCACCAAAGAGTCCAGCCGACAATAATGGCGAGTACAATCGATGCAACGGGAATGACGGAGCTTGGAAAAATTCCGAAAAAATTCTGGATAGTGACCGCGTAAAAATTCACGAGAACGAGAATACTTATGACCAAAGAAACAGTGAAAGCGGGAAGAAGCGAGTGCCGTGACATGAGTTTGACGCCAAAAAGTTCATAGCGCAGGAGCGCCAAAAAAAGAAGAGGGGCGGTAAGTCCAAAAAGTGCCGGCGGCAGCAAAGAAGTTGAAAATTGAGAAGATGGAAGAACAAGGAAGAGAGTTACGAAATAGAAAAACAAAAAGAAAAACCAGAGACACCAAAATTGTTTCTTGAGCAGTGCATCAATATAAGATCTTTTTATAAGCGCGTAAGCGGCGGGGCAAAAAAGAAAGAAAAGGACGAAAAAGAAGAGAAGCGTGGAGATAATATCGATATTCGAAGGAAAAGGATTAAAAAATAAAGCATAATACATTTTCTCCGCAAGTTCTTTCGGCAAGAAAAGAAGGCAGAGGATTGTTCCGAAACATAAAACATGCGTAAGATAAGAAACGACATCCTCTAGGCGAGTCTTGTTGAAAGAAGAAAGAAGGGTGCGTATTGCAAAAGGAAATGACGCGAAAATCAGTAATTTCGAAATAAACGCCCAATCTATTACGGAAGATCCAAAAGAAGCGAGAGCGAAAGCCCGGCTTAAGAGAAACAGTACGAGGCAGAGGGCAGAAATGAAAAAAGAGACATTCGCTGATTTTGAAGATTCCTTCACCAAAACAAAAAAGGTCAGAAGAAAAAGTAAAATCGCAGACGCAAGATAAGCCAAGAAAATCAAAGCAGATTGATCTTGTGCTAATGCATTGAGAAATTCCATACACTCTATAATAGCAGAATCGCAGGAAAGGTTTTCCACTTTTGTCCTCTTTTTCTGACGCCCCCGCGCTAACTTTTTTAAAAGTCCGGGTGGGAGTATACTGGTTGGATGTCAAAAACTGGCATAATAGAAAAAGTCTTTGGAAATGGAACATCTTGGAAGTTTTTCCTTTCCGGTGAGACGGC comes from Candidatus Paceibacterota bacterium and encodes:
- a CDS encoding HAMP domain-containing sensor histidine kinase, yielding MEFLNALAQDQSALIFLAYLASAILLFLLTFFVLVKESSKSANVSFFISALCLVLFLLSRAFALASFGSSVIDWAFISKLLIFASFPFAIRTLLSSFNKTRLEDVVSYLTHVLCFGTILCLLFLPKELAEKMYYALFFNPFPSNIDIISTLLFFFVLFFLFCPAAYALIKRSYIDALLKKQFWCLWFFFLFFYFVTLFLVLPSSQFSTSLLPPALFGLTAPLLFLALLRYELFGVKLMSRHSLLPAFTVSLVISILVLVNFYAVTIQNFFGIFPSSVIPVASIVLAIIVGWTLWWRERRLDRSKFEFVNVVTHQFRNPLTYIKWSLQELRKEQTQTERTASLNQIEEGNERLVELVNILVGISKAEDSFSYVLSAVSPREIIEEALSQYALKMRQKQITLSISIGEDLPLLTADLNRLKLVIHILLENAMAYTPEHGSISVSVQRKEHSVLFAFRDTGIGISKEDMGNMFKNFYRTPEAQAADTTGMGLGLYIAKSIIERHGGKIWAESAGKGKGSTFYVELKFSGV